Proteins from one Nicotiana tabacum cultivar K326 chromosome 23, ASM71507v2, whole genome shotgun sequence genomic window:
- the LOC107828100 gene encoding uncharacterized protein LOC107828100 isoform X2, which translates to MMAKKAEYVFLEEWLCSSSGNHENMMLRHPSSTSAQTIIRAWADLRDSLQNKSFHSNHHQSLRTLVNAQFSLYIADPQAKLLLSILSSQKISLPQESYPLFVTLLYIWVRKSSRHSPGVIDSAVEVLLHLFSGHIHSNKSLSFFSEGVLLLGALSFVPSASEKSKTVCSKLLCQLLEEDYRLIRLSERAIPNVLAGIGYALSSSVNIYFVRVLCCLMELWDKSDGPSASVSNGLMVLHLMEWSFSNFINSHSTDKIDLFSREVLKNTRPTFSLFAVVMAAAGVLRVINRSEQKALMEFKTSAEGRIEIIAHGLVSSARDADYAIVEPRNSFLLQCLSLALSKSGPFSYQAHVFLCLTTALLTEIFPLPRIYVKIQESPSGNLVRLVLNEVQQHLDTIIFKEAGAITGVFCNQYVLADEENRSAVEDIIWNYCRDVYMWHRQVALMLRDREEVLLENLEKIAESAFFMVVFFALAVTKHKLVLGAPQEIQMRLSVRILVAFSCMEYFRRMRLPEYMDTIRAVVTRVQENESACVSFVESLPSYDDMTNQAVPSSFRKMEYLWTTDEVQTARILFYLRVIPTCVECIPASVFRKVLAPTMFLYMGHPTGKVSKASHSVFVAFMSSGKDGDLDERVTLKEQLVFYYAKRSLEGYPGITPFEGLASGVVALVRHLPAGSPSIFYCISCLIEKADSLCSSVDTTPKTDLWKSWDGELEPFKQMLDLHLRLLSLVDIQVLPSLMRLLAQLVVRLPSNGQDMILNELYQHVAESDDVIRKPTLVSWLQSLSYLCYQNTSKKTPKGVAQVIHDSMSGTTDSLSMNKISARL; encoded by the exons ATGATGGCAAAGAAAGCTGAATATGTATTCCTTGAAGAATGGCTATGCAGCAGCAGTGGCAACCACGAGAATATGATGTTGAGACATCCTTCTTCGACATCAGCCCAAACTATCATCCGAGCATGGGCTGATCTTAGGGACTCCCTTCAAAATAAGTCATTCCATTCAAATCACCACCAATCTCTAAGGACACTCGTCAATGCGCAGTTCTCTCTTTATATTGCTGATCCACAAGCAAAGCTTCTTCTATCTATTTTGTCCTCACAAAAAATCTCCCTTCCGCAGGAATCTTATCCTTTATTTGTCACGCTTCTGTATATTTGGGTTAGGAAATCTTCTAGACATTCTCCTGGGGTCATTGATTCAGCGGTGGAGGTCCTCTTGCACCTTTTCTCTGGACATATTCATTCGAACAAAAGCTTATCTTTCTTCTCTGAAGGTGTTCTCCTCCTTGGTGCTCTTTCTTTTGTACCTTCAGCATCCGAAAAATCTAAAACGGTCTGCTCGAAATTGCTCTGCCAGCTCCTTGAAGAAGATTATAGATTGATCCGCTTGTCTGAAAGGGCAATCCCCAATGTTCTTGCAGGAATTGGCTATGCTTTATCTTCTTCTGTGAACATTTATTTTGTTAGAGTTCTCTGTTGTTTAATGGAATTGTGGGATAAAAGTGATGGTCCTTCTGCTAGTGTGTCTAATGGGCTCATGGTACTGCATCTAATGGaatggagtttttcaaattttatcaATTCCCACTCTACAGACAAGATTGATCTTTTCAGTAGAGAGGTATTGAAGAATACACGACCAACATTCTCTTTGTTTGCTGTAGTCATGGCTGCTGCTGGAGTATTACGAGTCATCAATAGATCTGAACAGAAAGCATTAATGGAGTTTAAGACTTCTGCAGAGGGACGTATCGAGATTATTGCGCATGGTTTAGTTTCTAGTGCCAGAGATGCTGATTATGCTATCGTTGAGCCAAGAAACTCCTTTTTGTTACAGTGTCTATCATTAGCTTTATCTAAAAGTGGTCCATTTTCTTACCAAGCTCATGTGTTTCTATGCCTCACTACAGCATTGCTGACTGAAATCTTCCCCTTGCCACGTATTTATGTCAAAATCCAAGAATCACCTTCTGGAAACTTGGTGAGATTAGTTCTCAATGAGGTCCAGCAACATCTAGACACCATTATTTTTAAGGAAGCAGGGGCCATAACTGGTGTTTTTTGCAATCAGTATGTCTTGGCAGATGAAGAAAACCGAAGTGCTGTAGAGGATATCATATGGAATTACTGTCGGGATGTCTATATGTGGCATCGGCAGGTTGCTTTGATGCTTCGAGATAGGGAGGAAGTGCTATTAGAGAATCTGGAAAAAATTGCTGAATCTGCTTTCTTCATGGTTGTGTTCTTTGCCTTGGCAGTAACAAAGCACAAGTTAGTTTTAGGTGCTCCCCAAGAAATTCAAATGAGACTTTCAGTGAGGATATTGGTTGCATTTTCTTGTATGGAATATTTTCGCAGAATGCGTTTGCCAGAGTATATGGATACGATTAGAGCAGTTGTTACAAGGGTTCAGGAGAATGAATCTGCCTGTGTCTCATTTGTGGAATCTCTTCCATCTTATGATGATATGACAAACCAAGCTG TACCTTCTAGCTTTCGGAAAATGGAATATTTGTGGACTACTGATGAAGTGCAGACTGCTCGGATATTATTTTATCTGCGAGTAATCCCAACTTGCGTAGAATGTATACCAGCCTCTGTATTCCGCAAGGTGCTGGCTCCAACCATGTTTCT ATACATGGGGCATCCAACTGGGAAAGTGTCTAAAGCCTCACACTCAGTGTTTGTCGCTTTCATGTCCTCTGGGAAGGATGGTGACCTAGATGAAAGAGTTACATTAAAGGAGCAACTTGTATTCTATTATGCCAAGAGATCTTTAGAG GGATACCCTGGGATTACTCCTTTTGAGGGACTCGCTTCTGGAGTTGTTGCATTGGTTAGACATCTGCCTGCTGGAAGTCCGTCTATATTCTATTGCATCTCCTGTCTCATTGAAAAAGCTGATAGCCTTTGTAGTTCAGTCGATACTACTCCAAAAACTGACTTGTGGAAGAGTTGGGATGGAGAGTTGGAGCCTTTCAAGCAGATGTTGGATTTGCATTTACGTCTCCTTTCTCTTGTTGATATACAG GTTCTGCCTAGTTTGATGAGGTTACTGGCGCAGTTGGTCGTTAGATTACCTTCCAATGGCCAGGATATGATTCTCAACGAGTTATATCAACATGTTGCAGAATCGGATGATGTTATACGGAAACCGACATTGGTTTCATGGTTGCAGTCACTGTCTTATCTTTGTTATCAAAATACTAGCAAGAAAACACCAAAAGGGGTTGCACAAGTAATACATGATTCCATGTCAGGGACTACGGACTCATTAAGCATGAATAAAATCAGTGCACGTCTATAA
- the LOC107828100 gene encoding uncharacterized protein LOC107828100 isoform X1, which translates to MFHVLLASCSKKVLRDVNVVRNFIIYMMAKKAEYVFLEEWLCSSSGNHENMMLRHPSSTSAQTIIRAWADLRDSLQNKSFHSNHHQSLRTLVNAQFSLYIADPQAKLLLSILSSQKISLPQESYPLFVTLLYIWVRKSSRHSPGVIDSAVEVLLHLFSGHIHSNKSLSFFSEGVLLLGALSFVPSASEKSKTVCSKLLCQLLEEDYRLIRLSERAIPNVLAGIGYALSSSVNIYFVRVLCCLMELWDKSDGPSASVSNGLMVLHLMEWSFSNFINSHSTDKIDLFSREVLKNTRPTFSLFAVVMAAAGVLRVINRSEQKALMEFKTSAEGRIEIIAHGLVSSARDADYAIVEPRNSFLLQCLSLALSKSGPFSYQAHVFLCLTTALLTEIFPLPRIYVKIQESPSGNLVRLVLNEVQQHLDTIIFKEAGAITGVFCNQYVLADEENRSAVEDIIWNYCRDVYMWHRQVALMLRDREEVLLENLEKIAESAFFMVVFFALAVTKHKLVLGAPQEIQMRLSVRILVAFSCMEYFRRMRLPEYMDTIRAVVTRVQENESACVSFVESLPSYDDMTNQAVPSSFRKMEYLWTTDEVQTARILFYLRVIPTCVECIPASVFRKVLAPTMFLYMGHPTGKVSKASHSVFVAFMSSGKDGDLDERVTLKEQLVFYYAKRSLEGYPGITPFEGLASGVVALVRHLPAGSPSIFYCISCLIEKADSLCSSVDTTPKTDLWKSWDGELEPFKQMLDLHLRLLSLVDIQVLPSLMRLLAQLVVRLPSNGQDMILNELYQHVAESDDVIRKPTLVSWLQSLSYLCYQNTSKKTPKGVAQVIHDSMSGTTDSLSMNKISARL; encoded by the exons ATGTTTCATGTGCTGCTTGCTTCCTGTTCGAAGAAAGTCCTAAGAGATGTTAATGTTGTTAGAAA TTTTATAATTTACATGATGGCAAAGAAAGCTGAATATGTATTCCTTGAAGAATGGCTATGCAGCAGCAGTGGCAACCACGAGAATATGATGTTGAGACATCCTTCTTCGACATCAGCCCAAACTATCATCCGAGCATGGGCTGATCTTAGGGACTCCCTTCAAAATAAGTCATTCCATTCAAATCACCACCAATCTCTAAGGACACTCGTCAATGCGCAGTTCTCTCTTTATATTGCTGATCCACAAGCAAAGCTTCTTCTATCTATTTTGTCCTCACAAAAAATCTCCCTTCCGCAGGAATCTTATCCTTTATTTGTCACGCTTCTGTATATTTGGGTTAGGAAATCTTCTAGACATTCTCCTGGGGTCATTGATTCAGCGGTGGAGGTCCTCTTGCACCTTTTCTCTGGACATATTCATTCGAACAAAAGCTTATCTTTCTTCTCTGAAGGTGTTCTCCTCCTTGGTGCTCTTTCTTTTGTACCTTCAGCATCCGAAAAATCTAAAACGGTCTGCTCGAAATTGCTCTGCCAGCTCCTTGAAGAAGATTATAGATTGATCCGCTTGTCTGAAAGGGCAATCCCCAATGTTCTTGCAGGAATTGGCTATGCTTTATCTTCTTCTGTGAACATTTATTTTGTTAGAGTTCTCTGTTGTTTAATGGAATTGTGGGATAAAAGTGATGGTCCTTCTGCTAGTGTGTCTAATGGGCTCATGGTACTGCATCTAATGGaatggagtttttcaaattttatcaATTCCCACTCTACAGACAAGATTGATCTTTTCAGTAGAGAGGTATTGAAGAATACACGACCAACATTCTCTTTGTTTGCTGTAGTCATGGCTGCTGCTGGAGTATTACGAGTCATCAATAGATCTGAACAGAAAGCATTAATGGAGTTTAAGACTTCTGCAGAGGGACGTATCGAGATTATTGCGCATGGTTTAGTTTCTAGTGCCAGAGATGCTGATTATGCTATCGTTGAGCCAAGAAACTCCTTTTTGTTACAGTGTCTATCATTAGCTTTATCTAAAAGTGGTCCATTTTCTTACCAAGCTCATGTGTTTCTATGCCTCACTACAGCATTGCTGACTGAAATCTTCCCCTTGCCACGTATTTATGTCAAAATCCAAGAATCACCTTCTGGAAACTTGGTGAGATTAGTTCTCAATGAGGTCCAGCAACATCTAGACACCATTATTTTTAAGGAAGCAGGGGCCATAACTGGTGTTTTTTGCAATCAGTATGTCTTGGCAGATGAAGAAAACCGAAGTGCTGTAGAGGATATCATATGGAATTACTGTCGGGATGTCTATATGTGGCATCGGCAGGTTGCTTTGATGCTTCGAGATAGGGAGGAAGTGCTATTAGAGAATCTGGAAAAAATTGCTGAATCTGCTTTCTTCATGGTTGTGTTCTTTGCCTTGGCAGTAACAAAGCACAAGTTAGTTTTAGGTGCTCCCCAAGAAATTCAAATGAGACTTTCAGTGAGGATATTGGTTGCATTTTCTTGTATGGAATATTTTCGCAGAATGCGTTTGCCAGAGTATATGGATACGATTAGAGCAGTTGTTACAAGGGTTCAGGAGAATGAATCTGCCTGTGTCTCATTTGTGGAATCTCTTCCATCTTATGATGATATGACAAACCAAGCTG TACCTTCTAGCTTTCGGAAAATGGAATATTTGTGGACTACTGATGAAGTGCAGACTGCTCGGATATTATTTTATCTGCGAGTAATCCCAACTTGCGTAGAATGTATACCAGCCTCTGTATTCCGCAAGGTGCTGGCTCCAACCATGTTTCT ATACATGGGGCATCCAACTGGGAAAGTGTCTAAAGCCTCACACTCAGTGTTTGTCGCTTTCATGTCCTCTGGGAAGGATGGTGACCTAGATGAAAGAGTTACATTAAAGGAGCAACTTGTATTCTATTATGCCAAGAGATCTTTAGAG GGATACCCTGGGATTACTCCTTTTGAGGGACTCGCTTCTGGAGTTGTTGCATTGGTTAGACATCTGCCTGCTGGAAGTCCGTCTATATTCTATTGCATCTCCTGTCTCATTGAAAAAGCTGATAGCCTTTGTAGTTCAGTCGATACTACTCCAAAAACTGACTTGTGGAAGAGTTGGGATGGAGAGTTGGAGCCTTTCAAGCAGATGTTGGATTTGCATTTACGTCTCCTTTCTCTTGTTGATATACAG GTTCTGCCTAGTTTGATGAGGTTACTGGCGCAGTTGGTCGTTAGATTACCTTCCAATGGCCAGGATATGATTCTCAACGAGTTATATCAACATGTTGCAGAATCGGATGATGTTATACGGAAACCGACATTGGTTTCATGGTTGCAGTCACTGTCTTATCTTTGTTATCAAAATACTAGCAAGAAAACACCAAAAGGGGTTGCACAAGTAATACATGATTCCATGTCAGGGACTACGGACTCATTAAGCATGAATAAAATCAGTGCACGTCTATAA